The following are encoded together in the Flavihumibacter fluvii genome:
- a CDS encoding DUF5602 domain-containing protein, whose product MKKLGFILLATAFFATSCKKDNDNKGGIFKGPEVQVHDGKAWTWVQLDKSGNPERLAITVNDAALNSLPVGGDDHSGHDHSGENNWILPFHPKAGATAFDHIGLDWNPAGHEPEPVYGKPHFDFHFYMISSAAVAAIPPYEVDSLKFKNWPAPEYLPANYINPGGGVPQMGAHWIDFTSPELNGQPFTQTFIYGSFDGKVNFYEPMITLEFIKTANNFERSIPQPAKVQKSSYYPTKMRIEKHDGLNEIILEGFVYRTQA is encoded by the coding sequence ATGAAAAAGTTAGGGTTTATTTTACTGGCAACCGCTTTCTTTGCAACTTCCTGCAAAAAAGACAATGACAACAAGGGCGGAATTTTTAAAGGCCCTGAAGTCCAGGTACATGATGGTAAAGCATGGACCTGGGTTCAGCTGGACAAATCAGGCAATCCAGAGCGTTTAGCCATTACCGTAAATGACGCCGCATTGAATAGCCTACCTGTCGGCGGAGATGACCATTCCGGCCATGATCATAGTGGTGAAAACAACTGGATACTGCCCTTCCATCCTAAAGCAGGGGCTACTGCATTTGACCATATTGGTTTGGATTGGAATCCCGCAGGCCATGAACCTGAACCAGTCTATGGAAAGCCACATTTCGATTTCCATTTTTATATGATCAGTAGTGCTGCTGTAGCTGCCATCCCGCCATATGAAGTGGATAGCCTTAAGTTTAAAAACTGGCCCGCACCAGAATATTTACCGGCCAATTATATTAACCCCGGTGGCGGTGTTCCGCAAATGGGTGCACACTGGATTGACTTTACTTCACCTGAATTAAATGGCCAACCCTTTACCCAAACATTCATTTATGGTTCTTTTGATGGTAAAGTGAATTTTTACGAGCCGATGATCACCCTGGAATTCATAAAGACTGCCAACAATTTTGAGCGAAGCATCCCGCAGCCTGCCAAGGTGCAGAAAAGCAGCTATTATCCAACCAAAATGCGGATAGAAAAGCACGATGGACTTAATGAAATTATATTGGAAGGTTTCGTTTACAGGACACAAGCATAA
- a CDS encoding beta-ketoacyl-ACP synthase III has protein sequence MTNKITAAITAVGGYVPEDKLTNFDLEKMVDTNDEWIRTRTGIAERRILRGVGKATSDMVVPAVLDLCKKRGIDPLEIDCMIVATVTPDMVFPATANIVCDKIGAVNAWGFDLGAACSGFLFALTTGATYIESGRYKKVVVVGADKMSAIIDYTDRNTCVIFGDGAGAVLLEPDHNGFGILDSILKSDGSGRHFLNMKAGGSAQPASLETVTNREHFAYQEGKTVFKFAVKGMADVSAELLERNNLTGEDIAWLVPHQANLRIIDATAARMGLPHDKVMINIQRYGNTTAGTIPLCLWEWQDQLKHGDNLVLAAFGGGFTWGATLVKWGLGN, from the coding sequence ATGACCAACAAAATCACAGCCGCCATTACTGCAGTTGGCGGATATGTTCCGGAAGACAAGCTGACCAATTTTGACCTCGAGAAAATGGTGGATACAAACGATGAATGGATTCGCACCCGAACCGGGATCGCCGAAAGGCGCATTTTGAGAGGTGTAGGAAAGGCTACTTCCGATATGGTGGTACCAGCCGTTCTTGACCTTTGCAAAAAAAGGGGTATCGATCCACTGGAAATTGACTGTATGATTGTAGCGACCGTAACCCCTGATATGGTCTTCCCGGCAACAGCTAATATTGTATGTGATAAGATCGGTGCAGTAAATGCCTGGGGGTTTGACCTTGGCGCAGCATGTTCTGGTTTTCTTTTTGCCTTAACAACTGGTGCTACATATATTGAAAGCGGCCGTTATAAAAAAGTAGTTGTTGTCGGTGCTGATAAAATGAGCGCCATTATTGACTATACCGACCGGAATACCTGTGTGATTTTTGGGGATGGTGCCGGAGCCGTCCTGCTGGAACCCGATCACAATGGGTTTGGCATTCTGGATAGCATCCTGAAAAGTGATGGCAGCGGAAGACACTTCCTGAATATGAAAGCTGGTGGATCTGCTCAACCTGCCTCCCTTGAAACAGTTACCAACCGCGAGCATTTTGCTTACCAGGAAGGTAAGACGGTTTTCAAATTTGCTGTTAAGGGCATGGCCGATGTTAGTGCTGAATTATTAGAGCGCAATAACCTTACCGGGGAAGATATTGCCTGGCTGGTTCCACACCAGGCTAACCTGCGCATTATTGATGCCACTGCAGCACGCATGGGGCTGCCCCATGATAAAGTGATGATCAATATTCAGCGGTACGGTAATACAACCGCAGGTACCATTCCACTCTGCCTTTGGGAATGGCAGGACCAGCTCAAACATGGCGACAACCTCGTATTGGCTGCCTTTGGTGGCGGATTTACCTGGGGCGCAACGTTGGTAAAATGGGGATTAGGGAATTAA
- the ruvA gene encoding Holliday junction branch migration protein RuvA — MIAYLKGQFSLITPTYVHLDVQGVGYEVFISLNTYASIHGKANGQLFTYLHIREDAHILYGFSEPAEKDMFLHLLGVNGVGAATARMMLSSMKPEEISRAIIQGNTRQLESVKGIGKKSAERIILELKDKLSKQSLEANNSLNLGNTAEQDALNALLALGIARPAAEQALRKVLNGNQATDKVEDIIKSALKNL, encoded by the coding sequence ATGATTGCGTACTTGAAGGGACAGTTCAGTTTGATTACTCCGACCTATGTTCACCTTGATGTTCAGGGGGTAGGATATGAAGTTTTTATTTCATTGAATACCTATGCTTCGATCCATGGTAAGGCAAACGGACAATTGTTTACCTACCTGCACATTCGGGAAGATGCACATATCCTCTACGGTTTTTCTGAACCGGCAGAAAAGGACATGTTCCTCCACCTCCTGGGGGTAAATGGTGTTGGCGCCGCTACTGCAAGGATGATGTTATCATCCATGAAACCGGAAGAAATCAGCCGGGCAATCATCCAGGGAAATACCCGCCAGCTGGAATCAGTGAAAGGCATTGGGAAAAAGTCGGCCGAAAGGATTATTCTTGAACTGAAGGATAAACTCTCCAAACAATCGTTGGAAGCGAATAATTCCCTCAATTTGGGCAATACCGCCGAACAGGATGCGTTAAATGCGCTACTGGCTTTGGGTATCGCCAGGCCAGCAGCGGAGCAGGCCTTAAGAAAAGTGCTCAATGGAAACCAGGCTACTGATAAAGTAGAAGACATTATTAAATCAGCACTTAAAAACCTTTAA
- the sprA gene encoding cell surface protein SprA, giving the protein MNRRFRWAILLLLAFLGGGGVASAHIFQQDTTGKTTRDSLPYPLKDRRSDPIGEPNRNPFDLKDPSNLKRTVEYDPVTRQYYIIEKIGNKYYRSPTYMTFEEYLRFSAKQQEEEYFRNRANVFSDLNRKNIKPKLQLSDKFFNRIFGTGKVDIRPQGNVDITAGYQGQNIKNPTLPERARKNGGFDFDMNANLSVMGSVGSKLKLPISYNTQANFDFENQLKLDYTGESDEIIKRIEAGNISFSTKGALIPGAQSLFGIKAQLQFGKLFITGVLANQRAQRQSLGLIGGAATTQFEFKANDYEENRHFLMAQFFRQNYNKAMGSLPAVNSLANILRIEVWVTNRTGATTETRDIVALADLGEKYPYNYPVTPGPDSLPSNTVNGLYSTLISDPSSRNSAQVTTKLASLGLKPVQDFEKTFARKLGPNDFYFNPQVGFISLNQPLQADEVLGVAFQYNYNGKVLQVGEFSQDIPPDTTAIIAGNPKVLFLKLLKATSQRTTLPIWDLMMKNVYALRTRDGGYIASIQPTDFKLNVLYEEPSLGTKRYLPEGPKSGTPLISVLNLDRLNNNRDPQPDGVFDYIEGYTMISNQARVIFPLLEPFGNDLDSVAFQGVSQDIKDKYIFLPLYDTIKEIAKTYANLDRFVISGTAKGQASTDISLGAFNVPKGSVSVTAGGRTLVEGIDFIVDYNLGSVKIINQAILNSGIPVNVQYENNATFGIQQRNYLGMRWDYQLKNTARESLTIGGQVVRLGERPFFTKMNYNEDPIRNAMYGLDFNYRTETPRLTKWLDKIPFYTTNEMSTITAYGESAILDPGHPPQIGKGSEGLIYVDDFEGTRNSIDLRFPLINWSIASTPQGNGLFPEAGLSDSLAYGYNRAKFSWYNIEPTLQDKRAPNNPVSGYQDYSDPRIKAILQQQLFPAKTPDYGLAQLITFDMAYYPTEKGPYNYDARPGSINASGKLLNPTKRWGGIMRGLDQVDFETGNVEFIEFWMQDPFLKTPNSNGGQLYFNLGNISEDVLRDGRRFFENGLPTPNIQAAVDSSSKWGNVPNNPIQVTTAFSNDPADRPYQDVGFDGLDDEAEKRKFNTYLGQLASNFGTGSAAYQNALTDPSSDNFRNYRDEAYDASQADILARYKAINNPHGNSPIAENNSNTTTAFTLYPDQEDLNRDNTLNELEEYFQYKVDLDPTKLVVGENFITDSREFTSDGVNQRWYLFRIPIAEYEMKVGNIPDFKSIRFIRMFMTGFEDSVVARFAKLELVRNQWRRFSFEIDTTGTYKPLPANNPTSLNVLAVNIEENSSRRPVNYLVPPGIERVQQLSNNNVNIQQNEQAMSMQICNLKSGEGRGVFKTLNLDLRQYGQLKMFVHAESVIGSPAVRDDDLSALIRIGNDFVGNYYEVSIPLKITPEGQYPKDKADIVWPLANELDLSLQRLIDLKIRRNNASQPNLYYKETDADGKSYAIFGNPNLGEVRGLFMGIVNNTTGSVCTEAWFNELRLASLNENGGWAATGRVDIKLADLGTVSLSGATRSIGFGNLEQRVNERSRETFTQFDAATSLELGKLLPAKAGISIPVYAGYSQTVMTPEYDPYDLDVKLKDKLNAAGSNSDSIRKESVDMTNTKTINFTNVRKINTNGKKQKIYSIENFDVSYSYTKTERYNPLIESEELTRHRAGLGYNYTASPKYWEPFKKTMKNGSKWLDLVKDFNLNYAPSLLSFRADVNRQFGAIRPRNVGGPKGIIPETFDKYFTYDRYYNLRWDITRSLNFDFTAVNRARVDEDSGRLDQAERRKMWGLFWRGGRNITYDQSASLTYTVPTAKLPLLDWTTVRMGYVARYNWLAASLDPFAKSLGNFIGNAQEKNITGEVDLTRLYNKSRFLRAIDWDAPTAAPQAAKTKTAKDSTNTGKKREKVKRDPNELPEVGTFVKVVGRIITAVKRVSVQYTETGTTSLAGYTDSTKILGMNPSSNAPGWGFVFGKQPDTAFINDFANRNLITTNPLLNNLNRQDFNQRLSITAQLIPVRDLLIDVNLDKTFGKNYSELYKDTIGTGKFVRLSPYVSGSFSVTYISFQTLFGKFRANELTETFRRFEDNRIILSKRNAESNQYWQELPDSEKFLSDGYYTGYGRYAQDVLIPSFIAAYTNKDPNTIPLIEEENGNIRSNPFKGIFPKPNWRLTYTGLTRLPGMEKTFTSFTVTHAYTSNLSMNSFNNNLLFQDPLSYNAPGFIDTATGNFYPYFLVPNLTISEAFAPFLDIDMQFTNQFNLRLEYKKSRQLSLSLIDFQLSESRSEEFIVGIGWRKRGLKVPFKFRLPGMKASSKELSNDLNFKLDFGLRDDATANSRLDQETALPTAGQKVVTISPSVDYVLNNRINLRLFFDQRRTIPKVSTSAPITTTRAGLQIRVSLAQ; this is encoded by the coding sequence TTGAATCGACGTTTCAGATGGGCAATTCTGTTGCTACTGGCCTTTTTGGGTGGTGGCGGGGTGGCCAGTGCGCATATTTTCCAACAGGATACCACAGGTAAAACCACCAGGGACAGCCTGCCTTACCCCTTAAAAGACCGTCGTTCCGATCCTATTGGTGAACCCAATCGCAATCCATTCGACCTGAAAGATCCTTCCAACCTCAAGCGGACAGTTGAGTATGACCCGGTAACCCGGCAATATTATATCATCGAGAAAATCGGCAACAAATATTACCGTTCACCTACCTACATGACCTTTGAAGAATACCTAAGGTTTAGTGCAAAACAACAGGAAGAAGAATATTTCCGCAACAGGGCCAATGTGTTCAGCGACCTGAACCGTAAAAACATCAAACCAAAACTGCAACTTTCAGATAAATTTTTCAACCGCATTTTTGGTACGGGCAAAGTGGATATCAGGCCCCAGGGAAACGTAGACATAACAGCGGGGTACCAGGGCCAGAATATCAAAAACCCAACATTGCCGGAAAGAGCCCGTAAAAATGGCGGGTTCGATTTTGACATGAACGCCAACCTGAGCGTTATGGGAAGTGTGGGTAGTAAACTGAAATTGCCGATATCCTATAATACCCAGGCAAATTTTGATTTTGAGAACCAGCTTAAACTCGATTATACCGGTGAATCCGATGAGATCATTAAAAGGATTGAGGCCGGAAATATCTCGTTTTCCACCAAAGGAGCACTGATTCCCGGTGCACAATCCCTATTCGGGATCAAAGCCCAGCTGCAATTCGGAAAATTGTTTATTACCGGCGTCCTGGCCAACCAGCGCGCACAAAGGCAGTCTTTGGGATTGATTGGTGGAGCAGCCACTACCCAGTTTGAGTTCAAGGCTAATGATTATGAAGAAAACAGGCACTTCCTGATGGCCCAGTTTTTCCGTCAGAATTATAATAAAGCTATGGGAAGCCTGCCAGCAGTGAATTCATTGGCCAATATCCTTCGTATAGAGGTTTGGGTGACCAATAGAACCGGCGCTACTACTGAAACCCGTGATATCGTGGCGCTGGCTGACCTTGGTGAAAAATATCCCTATAATTATCCGGTCACACCAGGTCCGGACAGCCTTCCATCCAACACGGTCAACGGATTGTACAGCACGCTGATCAGTGATCCCAGCAGCCGGAATTCCGCACAGGTAACCACTAAACTGGCCAGTCTTGGCCTAAAGCCGGTACAGGATTTTGAAAAGACCTTTGCCAGGAAACTGGGCCCCAATGACTTTTACTTCAATCCGCAGGTTGGTTTTATATCCCTGAATCAACCCTTGCAGGCTGATGAAGTGCTGGGGGTCGCCTTTCAGTATAATTACAATGGTAAAGTCTTACAAGTCGGTGAGTTTTCGCAGGATATCCCACCAGATACAACCGCCATCATTGCCGGTAACCCGAAAGTGTTGTTCCTGAAATTACTGAAAGCCACTTCGCAACGAACCACTTTGCCGATCTGGGACCTGATGATGAAGAACGTGTATGCCCTGCGCACCCGGGATGGCGGGTATATCGCCAGTATCCAGCCAACAGACTTTAAACTGAATGTATTGTATGAAGAACCCAGCCTGGGTACTAAAAGATACCTGCCGGAAGGTCCAAAAAGCGGAACCCCATTAATTTCAGTATTGAATTTGGATCGTTTGAATAATAATCGTGATCCACAGCCAGACGGGGTTTTCGATTATATCGAAGGGTATACAATGATCTCCAACCAGGCCCGGGTGATATTTCCTTTATTGGAACCCTTTGGTAACGACCTGGACAGTGTGGCCTTCCAGGGAGTTTCGCAGGATATAAAGGACAAGTATATTTTCCTGCCATTATATGATACCATAAAAGAGATCGCCAAGACTTATGCGAACCTGGATCGTTTTGTGATCAGCGGAACCGCCAAAGGACAGGCCTCAACCGATATTTCATTGGGTGCATTTAATGTACCCAAAGGATCTGTTAGTGTAACTGCAGGCGGACGAACATTGGTGGAAGGCATCGATTTTATAGTTGATTATAACCTTGGGTCGGTGAAGATCATCAACCAGGCTATCCTGAATTCGGGAATCCCGGTAAACGTTCAATATGAGAACAATGCCACCTTTGGTATCCAGCAAAGAAATTACCTGGGTATGCGATGGGATTACCAGTTAAAAAATACAGCAAGGGAATCATTAACGATAGGTGGACAAGTCGTCCGGTTGGGTGAACGACCATTTTTCACCAAGATGAACTATAATGAGGATCCGATCAGGAATGCCATGTATGGTTTGGATTTCAACTATCGTACAGAAACACCGCGACTTACCAAATGGCTCGATAAAATTCCCTTTTATACGACCAATGAGATGAGTACCATTACTGCTTACGGCGAAAGTGCGATACTTGATCCGGGCCACCCCCCGCAAATTGGTAAGGGCAGTGAGGGACTTATTTATGTAGATGATTTTGAAGGTACCAGGAATAGCATTGATCTTCGGTTTCCCCTGATCAACTGGTCTATTGCCTCTACACCACAGGGGAATGGATTATTTCCGGAAGCAGGTTTGTCAGATTCTCTTGCTTACGGGTATAACCGCGCAAAGTTCTCCTGGTATAATATTGAACCCACCCTACAGGATAAACGTGCCCCGAATAATCCTGTTTCCGGATACCAGGATTATTCGGATCCAAGGATCAAAGCGATCTTACAACAGCAGTTATTCCCAGCAAAAACGCCAGATTATGGTTTGGCCCAGCTAATCACCTTCGATATGGCTTATTATCCTACCGAAAAGGGCCCCTATAATTACGATGCACGTCCGGGTTCTATAAATGCCAGCGGCAAATTGCTTAACCCAACCAAACGATGGGGAGGTATAATGCGTGGACTGGACCAGGTTGATTTTGAAACAGGAAACGTAGAATTTATAGAATTCTGGATGCAGGATCCTTTCCTGAAAACGCCAAATAGCAATGGCGGACAACTCTATTTCAACCTTGGTAACATTTCAGAAGATGTTTTACGCGATGGTCGCCGGTTTTTTGAGAACGGGTTACCCACTCCAAATATCCAGGCTGCCGTGGATTCCTCCTCAAAATGGGGAAATGTCCCGAATAATCCGATCCAGGTGACCACTGCCTTTAGTAATGATCCGGCTGACCGGCCCTACCAGGATGTGGGTTTTGACGGACTGGATGATGAGGCAGAAAAAAGGAAGTTCAATACCTACCTGGGGCAGCTGGCTTCGAATTTCGGAACAGGTTCAGCAGCCTACCAAAATGCATTGACCGATCCCTCAAGTGATAATTTCCGCAATTACCGTGATGAGGCATATGACGCATCACAAGCGGATATTCTTGCCCGTTATAAGGCCATCAATAACCCTCATGGCAATTCACCCATTGCAGAAAATAATTCAAATACAACTACAGCGTTTACCTTGTATCCCGACCAGGAAGACCTGAATCGTGATAATACCTTAAACGAACTGGAAGAATATTTTCAGTATAAAGTTGACCTTGATCCTACGAAACTCGTTGTGGGTGAAAATTTTATTACTGATTCAAGGGAATTTACTTCCGATGGTGTAAACCAGCGCTGGTATTTATTCAGGATTCCAATTGCGGAATACGAAATGAAAGTGGGGAATATCCCGGATTTCAAATCGATCCGGTTTATCAGGATGTTCATGACAGGATTTGAGGATTCTGTTGTAGCCCGTTTTGCCAAACTTGAACTGGTGCGGAACCAATGGCGTCGTTTTTCTTTTGAGATAGATACCACCGGCACCTATAAACCACTGCCTGCAAATAATCCAACCAGCCTGAATGTGCTTGCAGTTAACATTGAAGAGAACAGCAGCCGGCGCCCGGTAAATTACCTTGTTCCGCCAGGTATTGAAAGGGTACAGCAACTTAGTAACAATAACGTGAATATCCAGCAGAACGAGCAGGCCATGAGTATGCAGATCTGTAACCTGAAATCAGGGGAAGGTCGTGGTGTATTCAAGACACTCAATCTTGACCTTCGGCAATACGGGCAATTAAAAATGTTTGTGCATGCCGAAAGTGTTATTGGTTCACCCGCAGTTCGCGACGATGACCTTTCCGCTTTGATCCGTATTGGAAATGATTTTGTGGGCAACTATTATGAAGTAAGTATTCCGTTGAAAATTACACCTGAAGGCCAGTACCCGAAAGATAAAGCGGATATAGTATGGCCATTGGCAAACGAACTGGATCTCTCCCTGCAAAGGCTGATTGATCTGAAGATCCGCAGGAATAATGCCAGTCAACCAAATCTGTATTATAAGGAAACTGATGCAGATGGGAAATCCTATGCAATTTTCGGGAATCCTAACCTGGGTGAGGTGCGGGGCTTGTTCATGGGAATAGTCAATAATACTACCGGATCAGTTTGTACAGAAGCCTGGTTTAATGAATTGCGGTTGGCATCTTTAAACGAAAATGGGGGATGGGCCGCCACCGGCAGGGTTGATATTAAACTCGCCGACCTGGGTACAGTTTCTTTATCAGGTGCGACAAGAAGCATTGGGTTTGGCAACCTGGAACAGCGGGTGAATGAAAGAAGCCGTGAAACATTTACGCAATTTGATGCGGCAACCAGTCTTGAATTAGGCAAATTGCTACCGGCAAAGGCAGGCATTTCCATTCCGGTATATGCCGGTTATTCCCAAACGGTAATGACACCAGAATATGATCCGTATGACCTGGATGTAAAATTGAAAGACAAATTGAATGCAGCAGGTTCAAACAGTGATTCCATCCGCAAGGAATCGGTGGATATGACAAACACGAAAACGATCAATTTTACTAATGTAAGAAAGATCAATACCAATGGGAAAAAGCAAAAGATTTACAGCATTGAGAATTTCGATGTCAGTTATTCCTATACCAAAACAGAAAGGTATAATCCATTGATTGAATCCGAAGAACTAACCAGGCACCGGGCTGGTTTGGGGTACAATTACACAGCATCACCAAAGTATTGGGAACCTTTCAAAAAGACGATGAAGAATGGTTCCAAATGGTTAGACCTGGTGAAGGATTTTAATTTAAATTATGCACCGTCACTGTTAAGTTTCAGGGCTGATGTAAACCGGCAGTTTGGCGCGATACGTCCAAGGAATGTGGGCGGCCCTAAAGGAATAATTCCTGAAACTTTTGATAAGTATTTTACATACGACCGGTATTACAACCTGCGTTGGGATATTACCCGTTCACTGAACTTTGATTTCACCGCTGTCAACAGGGCAAGGGTCGATGAAGATTCGGGGCGGCTCGACCAGGCAGAGCGGCGCAAAATGTGGGGGCTGTTCTGGCGCGGCGGAAGGAATATTACTTATGACCAATCGGCAAGTTTAACCTACACAGTACCTACAGCTAAATTGCCGTTGTTGGACTGGACAACAGTCAGGATGGGATATGTTGCCAGGTATAATTGGCTGGCCGCTTCACTGGATCCCTTTGCCAAGAGCCTCGGTAATTTTATTGGTAATGCACAGGAAAAAAATATTACAGGGGAGGTTGACCTTACCAGGTTATATAATAAATCAAGGTTCCTGCGCGCTATTGACTGGGATGCGCCAACCGCGGCGCCACAAGCAGCCAAGACGAAAACAGCCAAAGACAGCACCAATACCGGGAAGAAAAGGGAAAAGGTTAAACGCGATCCCAATGAATTGCCAGAGGTGGGCACTTTTGTAAAAGTGGTAGGAAGGATAATTACTGCTGTGAAAAGGGTGAGTGTGCAATACACCGAAACGGGTACCACTTCCCTGGCCGGGTATACCGATAGTACGAAGATACTGGGTATGAATCCCTCAAGTAATGCACCAGGCTGGGGATTTGTTTTCGGTAAACAACCAGATACAGCATTTATCAATGATTTTGCAAACCGAAACCTGATCACCACGAATCCATTATTGAATAACCTGAACCGACAGGACTTTAACCAGCGACTTAGCATTACTGCGCAATTGATACCCGTCCGCGACCTGCTCATTGATGTAAACCTTGATAAAACATTTGGTAAAAACTATTCAGAATTATACAAGGACACTATTGGAACCGGGAAATTCGTCCGGTTAAGTCCCTATGTTTCCGGTTCATTCAGTGTTACTTATATTTCCTTCCAGACCCTTTTTGGGAAGTTCAGGGCAAATGAACTAACGGAAACCTTCAGGCGCTTCGAAGATAACCGGATCATTTTATCCAAAAGGAACGCAGAAAGCAACCAGTATTGGCAGGAATTACCCGACTCCGAAAAGTTCCTGTCAGATGGTTATTATACCGGCTATGGCCGCTATGCCCAGGATGTATTGATACCTTCTTTTATTGCAGCCTATACCAATAAGGATCCCAATACTATACCATTAATCGAAGAAGAGAATGGGAATATCCGCTCCAATCCATTTAAGGGTATATTCCCTAAACCCAACTGGCGGTTGACTTATACCGGGTTGACAAGATTGCCAGGTATGGAAAAAACATTTACCAGTTTTACGGTAACGCATGCCTATACCAGCAACCTGAGCATGAACAGTTTCAACAATAACCTCTTATTCCAGGATCCGCTGAGTTATAATGCCCCTGGATTTATTGATACTGCTACCGGAAATTTTTATCCATATTTCCTTGTACCCAACCTGACGATTTCTGAGGCCTTTGCCCCATTCCTTGATATTGACATGCAATTTACCAATCAGTTCAATTTAAGGTTGGAGTATAAGAAGAGCCGGCAGTTAAGTCTTAGCCTGATTGATTTCCAATTGAGTGAATCAAGGTCGGAAGAGTTTATTGTGGGTATTGGCTGGCGGAAGCGGGGATTGAAAGTGCCATTCAAGTTTAGGTTGCCCGGTATGAAGGCATCCTCCAAGGAGTTGTCTAATGACCTGAACTTTAAGCTGGATTTTGGCCTGCGTGATGATGCTACTGCCAATAGCCGGCTAGACCAGGAAACAGCATTACCTACCGCTGGACAAAAAGTAGTGACTATTTCACCATCGGTAGATTATGTACTTAACAACAGGATTAATCTTCGATTATTCTTTGACCAGCGAAGAACAATACCGAAGGTGTCAACTTCAGCACCTATTACAACTACAAGGGCAGGTTTACAGATCAGGGTGTCGTTGGCTCAGTAA
- a CDS encoding SDR family NAD(P)-dependent oxidoreductase, producing the protein MKNIVLITGATSGFGKACAEKFAAEKYDVIITGRRADRLSEMQKQLESQYGIACLPLLFDVRDKKVVTETIGSLPQQWQGITILVNNAGLALGRDFFDEADMDDWETMIDTNLKGLLYVSRAVLPFLLKTGAGHIINIGSIAGKEVYEKGNVYCASKYAVDAISKAMRIDLLRHGIKVTAIHPGAAETEFSMVRFKGDTEKADALYAGYTPLSAEDIADTVWYCASLPAHVCINDLVITCTAQANSYSTFRKSN; encoded by the coding sequence ATGAAAAATATTGTATTGATCACCGGAGCTACATCTGGATTTGGAAAAGCCTGCGCCGAAAAATTTGCAGCTGAAAAATATGATGTCATCATTACCGGCAGAAGGGCAGACCGGTTATCCGAAATGCAAAAGCAGCTGGAAAGCCAGTATGGAATTGCCTGCCTTCCTTTACTATTTGATGTCCGTGATAAAAAAGTGGTTACCGAAACTATTGGCAGCCTCCCGCAACAATGGCAGGGAATCACCATCCTCGTGAATAATGCCGGGCTTGCCCTGGGCAGGGATTTTTTTGATGAGGCTGATATGGACGACTGGGAAACCATGATAGATACCAACCTTAAAGGATTGCTTTACGTCAGCAGGGCAGTTTTGCCATTCCTGCTGAAAACAGGTGCCGGACATATCATCAACATTGGTTCAATTGCCGGAAAGGAAGTGTATGAAAAAGGCAATGTGTATTGTGCCAGTAAATATGCAGTAGATGCCATTTCAAAAGCTATGCGGATAGACCTGCTCCGTCATGGAATCAAAGTGACTGCCATACACCCTGGTGCCGCGGAAACTGAATTTTCCATGGTACGTTTTAAAGGAGATACCGAAAAAGCGGACGCCCTTTACGCGGGTTACACCCCTTTATCGGCAGAAGATATTGCTGATACCGTATGGTATTGCGCCAGTTTACCTGCACATGTTTGTATTAATGACCTCGTCATAACCTGCACAGCACAGGCCAACTCATATTCAACTTTCAGGAAAAGCAATTAA